In Populus trichocarpa isolate Nisqually-1 chromosome 7, P.trichocarpa_v4.1, whole genome shotgun sequence, the following proteins share a genomic window:
- the LOC7486043 gene encoding uncharacterized protein LOC7486043 isoform X1: protein MFGGQVVPPSNSPHLRKSGSRPVVFDLDGEQGNTEMEGLLHSTESDDLKIPSLPISTAAIMPSPILLWRFKVLLFFLWGFFCCKIGWDSVMRMSVNLRDLFLYEAFLYYNPLLLVTMMVWLWGVNLWVFAQSTISYAKIFDLDQNHLTHREIWKVATWMTIIVPISMTAYLYLYSHGEVSLAASQPVFLYCAVALILIFPFDIFYLSSRYYLLRTLWRIVFPLQAITFSDFFLADILTSMSKVFSDLERSVCRMVHRQVATIAWFEADSVCGSHSIGIPIILVLPYIFRLFQCLRQYKDTKEKTALFNALKYSTAVPVIFVSALKYHVLPDSWTNFYRPLWLLSGVLNSLYSFYWDVTRDWDLSCFTRIFKFNKPSLCSHLLHGRKWVYFWVIGSNFILRLAWTYKLSAHLRHNYLTVFTITALEMIRRFQWVFFRVENEWTKMSSKSNLQLSEISSEEDKLLAPSNHNV from the exons ATGTTTGGAGGACAAGTGGTACCGCCTAGCAATAGTCCGCACTTAAGGAAGTCTGGTAGCCGACCTGTCGTCTTTGATCTTG ATGGTGAACAGGGAAACACTGAAATGGAAGGTTTGTTACATTCGACAGAGTCAGATGATTTGAAAATTCCTAGCTTACCGATTAGTACTGCAGCTATAATGCCGTCTCCGATATTATTATGGAGATTCAAG GTACTGTTGTTTTTTCTCTGGGGTTTTTTTTGCTGCAAG ATTGGATGGGATTCTGTTATGAGAATGAGTGTGAATTTGCGGGACCTTTTTCTTTACGAAGCATTTTTGTATTACAATCCTCTTCTTCTTGTG ACTATGATGGTGTGGCTTTGGGGAGTTAATTTGTGGGTTTTTGCACAGTCTACCATCAGCTATGCCAAGATTTTTGATCTGGACCAAAATCATCTTACCCACAGAGAAATATGGAAG GTTGCCACATGGATGACCATCATTGTCCCAATTAGCATGACAGCATATCTTTACCTATATTCTCACGGAGAAGTATCATTGGCTGCATCACAACCA GTCTTCTTGTACTGTGCTGTTGCCTTGATTTTGATATTCCCCTTCGATATTTTTTACTTGTCATCCCGCTACTACTTGCTAAGGACTCTTTGGCGGATAGTTTTCCCTTTACag GCTATTACATTTTCTGACTTCTTCTTAGCTGATATTTTGACCTCCATGTCAAAG GTGTTCTCAGATCTGGAGCGCTCAGTTTGTCGTATGGTCCATCGCCAG GTTGCCACCATAGCATGGTTTGAAGCTGACTCTGTTTGCGGCAGCCACTCCATTGGCATCCCTATAATTCTAGTTTTGCCTTACATTTTCCGATTATTTCAGTGTCTTCGACAATACAAGGATACTAAGGAGAAAACAGCTCTTTTTAATG CTTTAAAATATTCAACCGCTGTACCAGTGATTTTTGTTTCAGCCCTTAAATACCATGTCCTCCCAGATAGTTGGACGAACTTCTATAGGCCACTGTGGCTTCTCTCAGGTGTCTTAAACTCATTATATTCGTTCTACTGGGATGTGACCAGGGATTGGGACTTGAG CTGCTTCACCcgaattttcaaatttaacaaaCCGAGTCTCTGTTCACACCTATTACATGGACGGAAATGG GTTTATTTTTGGGTGATAGGAAGCAATTTCATTCTGCGTTTGGCATGGACTTACAAGCTGTCTGCCCATCTTCGGCACAATTACCTTACAGTGTTCACAATCACTGCCTTAGAGATGATTCGCCGATTCCAATGGGTTTTCTTCCGTGTCGAAAACGAATGGACTAAAATGAGTTCCAAGTCAAATCTTCAGCTTTCGGAGATCTCATCTGAGGAAGACAAATTACTTGCACCCAGCAACCATAATGTGTAG
- the LOC7486043 gene encoding uncharacterized protein LOC7486043 isoform X2 produces MFGGQVVPPSNSPHLRKSDGEQGNTEMEGLLHSTESDDLKIPSLPISTAAIMPSPILLWRFKVLLFFLWGFFCCKIGWDSVMRMSVNLRDLFLYEAFLYYNPLLLVTMMVWLWGVNLWVFAQSTISYAKIFDLDQNHLTHREIWKVATWMTIIVPISMTAYLYLYSHGEVSLAASQPVFLYCAVALILIFPFDIFYLSSRYYLLRTLWRIVFPLQAITFSDFFLADILTSMSKVFSDLERSVCRMVHRQVATIAWFEADSVCGSHSIGIPIILVLPYIFRLFQCLRQYKDTKEKTALFNALKYSTAVPVIFVSALKYHVLPDSWTNFYRPLWLLSGVLNSLYSFYWDVTRDWDLSCFTRIFKFNKPSLCSHLLHGRKWVYFWVIGSNFILRLAWTYKLSAHLRHNYLTVFTITALEMIRRFQWVFFRVENEWTKMSSKSNLQLSEISSEEDKLLAPSNHNV; encoded by the exons ATGTTTGGAGGACAAGTGGTACCGCCTAGCAATAGTCCGCACTTAAGGAAGTCTG ATGGTGAACAGGGAAACACTGAAATGGAAGGTTTGTTACATTCGACAGAGTCAGATGATTTGAAAATTCCTAGCTTACCGATTAGTACTGCAGCTATAATGCCGTCTCCGATATTATTATGGAGATTCAAG GTACTGTTGTTTTTTCTCTGGGGTTTTTTTTGCTGCAAG ATTGGATGGGATTCTGTTATGAGAATGAGTGTGAATTTGCGGGACCTTTTTCTTTACGAAGCATTTTTGTATTACAATCCTCTTCTTCTTGTG ACTATGATGGTGTGGCTTTGGGGAGTTAATTTGTGGGTTTTTGCACAGTCTACCATCAGCTATGCCAAGATTTTTGATCTGGACCAAAATCATCTTACCCACAGAGAAATATGGAAG GTTGCCACATGGATGACCATCATTGTCCCAATTAGCATGACAGCATATCTTTACCTATATTCTCACGGAGAAGTATCATTGGCTGCATCACAACCA GTCTTCTTGTACTGTGCTGTTGCCTTGATTTTGATATTCCCCTTCGATATTTTTTACTTGTCATCCCGCTACTACTTGCTAAGGACTCTTTGGCGGATAGTTTTCCCTTTACag GCTATTACATTTTCTGACTTCTTCTTAGCTGATATTTTGACCTCCATGTCAAAG GTGTTCTCAGATCTGGAGCGCTCAGTTTGTCGTATGGTCCATCGCCAG GTTGCCACCATAGCATGGTTTGAAGCTGACTCTGTTTGCGGCAGCCACTCCATTGGCATCCCTATAATTCTAGTTTTGCCTTACATTTTCCGATTATTTCAGTGTCTTCGACAATACAAGGATACTAAGGAGAAAACAGCTCTTTTTAATG CTTTAAAATATTCAACCGCTGTACCAGTGATTTTTGTTTCAGCCCTTAAATACCATGTCCTCCCAGATAGTTGGACGAACTTCTATAGGCCACTGTGGCTTCTCTCAGGTGTCTTAAACTCATTATATTCGTTCTACTGGGATGTGACCAGGGATTGGGACTTGAG CTGCTTCACCcgaattttcaaatttaacaaaCCGAGTCTCTGTTCACACCTATTACATGGACGGAAATGG GTTTATTTTTGGGTGATAGGAAGCAATTTCATTCTGCGTTTGGCATGGACTTACAAGCTGTCTGCCCATCTTCGGCACAATTACCTTACAGTGTTCACAATCACTGCCTTAGAGATGATTCGCCGATTCCAATGGGTTTTCTTCCGTGTCGAAAACGAATGGACTAAAATGAGTTCCAAGTCAAATCTTCAGCTTTCGGAGATCTCATCTGAGGAAGACAAATTACTTGCACCCAGCAACCATAATGTGTAG
- the LOC7485003 gene encoding cyclin-U1-1 encodes MLGSGDLTSNLSRQSEPSPSESTTPRVLTILSHVIEKLVARNDKLVDDMDKKLDGVSSGLARVGKSLNVFHGVRAPNISIVKYLERLYKYTSCSPSCFVVGYVYIDRLTHKHPDSLVISLNVHRLLVTSVMVASKMLDDVHYNNAFYARVGGVSNAELNRLEMEFLFLLDFGVVVSSRVFESYCSHLEKEMMINGASQRIERAIVSNAVDDVTELSVEDTQSSSPPQGMD; translated from the exons ATGTTGGGCTCTGGCGACCTCACCAGCAACCTCAGCCGGCAGTCAGAGCCGAGCCCGTCTGAGTCAACAACACCAAGAGTCCTAACCATATTATCTCATGTGATAGAGAAGCTGGTGGCTAGAAATGACAAGCTTGTGGATGACATGGATAAAAAGCTAGATGGGGTGAGCTCTGGTTTGGCTAGGGTCGGGAAGAGCTTGAATGTGTTCCATGGTGTGAGGGCTCCTAACATAAGCATAGTAAAGTACTTGGAGAGACTTTACAAGTACACAAGCTGTAGCCCATCGTGTTTTGTGGTCGGATATGTTTATATAGACAGGCTGACACATAAGCATCCCGACTCTCTTGTGATTTCACTGAATGTACATAGGTTGCTTGTTACAAGTGTCATGGTTGCTTCTAAGATGCTGGATGATGT GCACTATAACAACGCATTCTATGCACGGGTTGGAGGAGTGAGCAATGCAGAATTGAACAGGCTTGAAATGGAATTCCTTTTCCTCTTGGATTTTGGGGTTGTGGTCAGTTCTCGAGTCTTTGAGAGCTATTGCTCGCACTTGGAGAAAGAGATGATGATAAATGGTGCGTCACAAAGAATTGAAAGGGCCATCGTCTCCAATGCTGTTGATGATGTTACAGAGTTATCAGTTGAAGATACTCAAAGTTCTTCACCCCCTCAAGGAATGGACTGA